Within the Periophthalmus magnuspinnatus isolate fPerMag1 chromosome 7, fPerMag1.2.pri, whole genome shotgun sequence genome, the region CCCAGTCATTGTTCCTtgtacattcatttatttcaactaggcatttgatttttgattgtTACCTGGCAAAGTGTAAGTATGTAAAATTTTCACTCAAGTTCAAGGTAAAAAAGTATCTTAATTGTATTGATATTAAATAATTCAGATATGTAACATACTACCAAATTCAATTTGTGTgtggttttaaatatttttgctgaaataaataaatatttttacatataaatatgtatatataagcTGTTTTACTGGCTGATTTCTCCGGATATGACGAATGTCTTGCCTTTATAACCTCGTGGCCACACGGAGCACGTGCTGTTTCTTCGCTGGAGGTTTGTGGATTGTTAacacatacagtctatgaccgGGGCTTTCTAAAATATTGGACGAAATGTATAAGTCCTGCGAGTGGGTGCCGCCTATCCTGCAGCTCATAGCAAAGGAACGTGACTTTAGTCCAGAGAAGTTTAGCTGCAGTGTTTGCTCGGAGGTGCTGAAGGATCCCGCCACTATCCCTTGTGGCCATACTTTTTGTGCCCAGTGCGTTACGACCCACTGGGACAGAGAGGACTGTCGGTCTTGGCACACCTGCCCCCAGTGCCTGGAGGAGTTCTGGCCGAGGCCCGTCCTGATTAGAAACACCACGCTGGAAGACGAGATCAAGGCAGTGCGGGACAAAGCGGCAGCATTTGTTTACGCGCAACCGGGAGACGCAGCGTGCGACATGTGCCCCAGAAAGAAACGAAAAGCTGTTTCCGCGTGCATGGGCTGTCGGATATCATACTGTGAAAGCCACATCTGGGACCACTATAATGGGAAAGACGCGTACAAAACGCACACGTTAGTGAAGCCAGGTATAAATCTAAAGGACAACGTCTGCCCTATCCACCACCAGTATGTAACCAAGTACTGCTGTACAGACAACCACATGGTCTGCCCCACCTGCGCAACCAGACAACATGAAGGTAAACTCAAGCTTAGGGGGGCAATTGATAAAACCACAAGGAAacaagtatttttcatatttcatatattGAGTAAATCATATCGGTTacctttgtacatttttaaattgtaaaaatactttatggacaccctgtatatgggtaaaaatgcatttcctgccatatttgttctttttgtgcACAGGCCATAAAATAACCtccactagaactgaaatgaagCGGAGGAAGGCAGTGATGCTTTCAGAGGAGGAGCGTTTAGAGGCCCAATTGCTGCACCACCAGGAGGTGCGGAAGAAGATTGAAAAGATGATTGATGGTCTGACTTCCAGGGCAGACAGTGAGGGGCAGTTAAGATCAGTGCGGTTCTTGTGGTTAATCCAGCTGATGCAGAGACGACAGTACGAGGTGGAGGATGAGATCACGATGCACAAGAGATCACTCCAAAAGCTTGAGGTACATGCAGTTATTTGCACATTTGTGGAGCTGTAATGGGCACTAATCTGTTCTATCATATTCTGTGTCTGAAATATCTTATTAACTTTGCACATTCTACCTACTTTTTGAACAAAGGACAGTCTAAAAGAGTTAACCAAAAGTTAATATGTTGTATTGCATGGAAAGAAATATTTTCTCCATCTTGGTCATAACCATTGGGCAGGTCAACATGTATGATGTTTTTCCTTTTCAGGACCATGTGGAGCAGGAACTGTCTGAGCTGAGGAGGCAGCAGGTTGAATTGGATTCTCTGTCTCTGACACAGGACCCAGCTCAGTTCTTACTAAAGTATCACCAGCTCTCTGAGCTGAAGGAGAATCCTCATTTTGTCAGTGACCATTTACctccttgttttatttttaagctcATGGAAGCTCTGATTGACATCCCCCTTAGACTCTCCAACTGCACAAACTTGGGACTTGCTATGACCCAGAACCCACTGCTGGGGCAACAGCCCATCACCAGAGAGCAGTATCTGAACTACGCAGTTAACATCAGCCTGGACCCTAACACTGCACACAGACGACTGGTACTATCAGAGGAGAACTGCAAAATCAGTGTGGTTAAGCAGGAGCAGGACTATCCTGCCCATCCTGCCCGCTTTAGTCATGTTCTACAGGCCTTGAGCAACCAAGAGTTAACAGGACGGCGCTACTTTGAAGTGCAGTGGCAGAAACAACCAAAGTTTTTAGGATTTACATACAAGAAGATTGGAAGAAAGGGAAAACGAGACGATTGTATCCTGGGAATGAATGATAAGTCATGGGCTTTGCATTTTTACCATTCGAAGACCTCCCTGTGGCACAATGGAGAAGAGGTGGAAATTATGAGTTTTTACAAAGTGAACAGAGTAGGAGTATATCTAGACCAGACGGCAGGGAACATCTCCTTTTATGATGTTGATCAAGAGATGTGCCAGCTTGCTAAAGTCCAGACTGTCTTTCAAAAGCCGGTGTATGTGGCAGCCAGATTTACTGAAAAGAAGAACTCTCTTGAGTTTGTGAAACTAAAGTAATTGCAGCTCTCGGGGCCAACAAAATGTACCACCTAAACCTCTTTAGGTTGCAAGATTACATTTGATTTTCTAAATTTGGTTTTGATTGCTCAAAAAACTCTGCCTCTTCAAAGTCGACCTCAGCCCATTCAATCCATCTAGTTTTTCATTGTttctatgttatgtttttgtaatcgctattttaattgaatttaatttggttttgtttacttGAATGTATTCTAATACTTGTTATCACATCttgtcaaaaataaacacatttgattttaattaaaaatatctaatttgtgttttattttaagaaaaTTAATTGAGGAAGGACATGGCAGTATACTGTTAATAAGTGTACAGTTGGTTGATGAGTGTGGAAATGGTTAAACTGGTGGCAATATATTATGACAGTCGTTGACTAAACAGACATTCAACATCATTGTAAATAAAGtagtaatttaataataatcagCAATAACATTTTACCTATAACAGCAACTTTCAAGTATAGAGCTCATTGAGTTATTGGACTATTACTGTATACAATAAAGGTAACTGCAATCACATGATTAAATTGTCCATAAGATTtcagaaaatgtactttttcagttGATGAGCAGAAAAGAGTTTATGTACTTGAAATCTAACAGGGGAAAAGAGTGTTGTAATTTCAAAAATAtgtttgcaaataaaaaaatccatccctccattttcttccgcttcaTACGGGGCCGGGTTGCGCAGGTAGcagaggcccagacttccctctccacacacacgtcctccagctcctccgggagAATCcccggtcattacccagagctcatgaccataggtgagggtaggaatgtagattgatcGGTAAATCGAGCGCTTtgccttccagctcagctccttctttaccacaaaggtccagtgaccgcatcactgcagacgctgcacagatccgcctgtcaatctcaggctccatccttccctcactcgtgaacaagaccccgagatatttgaactcctccacttgaggcaaggactctccaccgacccggagagagcaaaccaccttttcccggttgagaaccatggccttggatttgaaggagctgattctcatcccagccgcttcacactcggctgcaaaccgcccagtgcctgctgcaggtcctggctcgaagaagccatcaggacaacatcatctgcaaacagcagagatgaaatcctgtggttcccaaaccagaccccctccggcctctggctgcgcctagaaattctgtccataaatataatgaacagaaccggtgacaaagggcagccctggcggagtccaacatgcaccggaaacaggtctgacttactgccggcaatgcaaacacagctcctgctccggtcatacagggaccggacagcccttagcaaagggccccggaccccatactcccagagacACCCCCCAAACGATACctcgagggacacggtcgaatgccttttccaggtccacaaaacacatgtggactgattGGGGAAACTCTCAtgaacccttttttttttttttttttttggtctgttattgacaaaataacaaaccatgtattttaataaaatgcgattaaaatacagttaaaatgatTGTTAAAATTCGTGGTTAAGTAGGCCGGATGTGACGCCACCAAAAAAATGAGCGCGCGCTTGTTTCTGCAGCCTGCGCTCATCATGGGTCTATTTAAATAACCTGTGCTGCGTAAACCTGTTCACTGGCCATACAAACGCGTGGTACTGGCGCGAGTTACTGCGTGCTTCTGTGTCATATCGCCGTttgttcatttcaaaccatTAACCACTATgagtaagtgtttttatttagttatttcagaGTGAAAATGGACTTTAAATGGATTTCAACTTGATAGTGCAACCATGCCCCTATTTAAACCCattgatgcatgttttttttttttttttttttaatagaacagCATTATGAGGTTAAACGGTGCTAGACACAGGGCATTGGGAAAGGCTAAAAGGTGCGCGTGTGTGTACTGTATTCATTCTTTTTCTACTCAGGTGATAGAAGGAGGACTACAGAAGAACTTGCACAGCTTCTGGAGGATCTGGCTGAGAGGAGGCGAcaaattaaactcaaaatagAGCAGAAGGAGAAAGATCTGAAGGAGCTGAGAAAGAAATCCAATGAATTTTATTCCACTGCAGAGACAGTACTTGAATGCAACCGAGTCATATTCGGCAAGATGGTTGATCTAATGACAGAAAGGGCCTCCTCAATGGTGCAACTGATCAAAACGTACCAGTTCAGCGCTCAGACTGGATTCCGGGTGCATTTGGTATTTCTGTTTCAAATTACTACACTTTTTTCTATAGCTGCCAGTTATAAAAAAAGAGACTAGAGATTGCTGcactttttcagtttcaaaaCTAATTGAACATATCTGATCTGAATATGCCAAGAATTATtagtaagtaaagtaagtaaattagtaaactttttttttcacattattgATTTGCATAGCACACCTTTTATGTGAAGAGTCATGCAACTttactgccatctgcttgtatccatgaagatgttgtttGCCTGAAATGATTCTCTGTATGACATTAGGCtgaaaaaataccttaaaaacacagacattcaTACTGtaagcagggttgcctctccacagatctggtgcAGTGGCAACACCTGCTGGTCTCTATAGAGATAGGTTCcagaatatggcattaaacttactttcaggcagagcaataacattatCTTGAAGCCAAACGGGTGATGGACTTTcctgaaaaattacatagtgcatttttaaattctTATAGTCAAAAAATTTAAGGGGGGGGCAGCAATGTATAGAAATCTAGCAAAATGTATGATTCAAATTGTAAATTATGTCAAAACCCTGTCTTGTTGATTTTAGATTTATTCTAGAGTCTCGTCCTGTGGTATTTCTCAACCCACctctaaaatgttttctttgcacTTTTTCTACCCAGGACCGTGTTGATGAAGACATGGACAACCTGCAGATGTCCCAACGCGAGTCTCTCTTAAAGACCCAGGATCCCTACAAGTTCCTCCTCGAACACAACTCCCTCCTGGAGATCCCCGAACTCCCCGAGCCACGGTACACGACCCACCACTGGCTCCCATTCAAGAAGTTCACCATGGACGTAACCCAATTTCCCATGTGTGTCACGTCTCTCTCAGTCTTCAACCAGTCCCGGGCATCTGAAGTAGTTTACAGTGAGGAGAGGAAGGCGTGCATGGACTCCGCAGACCTCTGGACCATCACGTGGGACCCCAGCACTGCCCATAGTAATGTCTTGCTTGGGCTGACAGACAAAGGCGAAGAACGCGCGGTGTTTACATCCCAACCGAGGGGCTACCCAGACCACCCAGACCGCTTCACCCACTGTGTCCAAGTTCTGAGCAGAGAAGCGCTTACTGGGCGCTGCTACTTTGAGATATGTTCATCAGGAGGCTGCTTTGTGGGGCTCACCTACAAAAGCATTGAGAGAAAGGGCAACAATAACCCATCCGTTCTGGGGTTGTATGACAAGTCTTGGGCGTGTTTCGGAGGAGGTTACATGCCTCTCTGTACCTACAGTGACACGTGGTTGCTCATTCCAAAGAAGTTCAGCAATAGAGTGGCTGTCCACCTAGACCACGACCAAGgcattttgaccttttattCTGTCTTATATGACAAGTTGTCCATTCTGCACAAGGTCGAGACGAAGTTTACAGAGCCATTGTATTTTGGGGCACTGTTCTTGTATCAGGGAGACCAAGTGGTGATCCGTTCGGTAGAGGAGATGGAGTAGTTTTTGCTGTTAATGTCCCTACATCCTTTGATTGTTATAGCTCTTTGGTCTTTTTGATCTACTTGTATTTTTTAGAATAGAGCTGCATAGCCTTAGTCAGTGCTGACAAAAATTCTGTTCTAAACTGTTCCTTGTGCTGATTTTAGCTGTTGTTGGTTTTAAAATCACTCGactcaaaatcaatacatcacacaatcattgtttttatgttcattttcaatTATTGTTTTAAGATTTGGTATTACAGTGTGCTCATCTTGTTgccctttttaaaaacaatggTTGAATGCATCTTCTTGTTCTCTGCATTTTctttggtcattttttttactttgatattcattaaatattttgtaatttcATTGTCAAGATTATTTGGACTGTATGAGGTTAGGACTAGCTCCCTAAATAACtctatttttctattaaaaaaataataataaaattaaagatgTCTTTTCATTTGGGTACACCAGGATACAGTAAATACAATTACTATCTATGTCACACTAAACTGAAATCGGTCCTCTGCAGCTCCACAATTGAGCCACAAGGaggcagaagaggagcagagattgGACTCAACATTTTTACCCTGTCCCAAAATGCAATAATTCATTGTGCTTAAGTTGGTACCTCCTTCAGCCTTTTGGAaatcctgattttgtcctaTCTGTAGTGGCTATTAGATCTGAGTTTTAGCCTAGCTTTGACCAGATTTGgtctttatttagtttttgtttcagtccCTGTTTCAATTTGAATTATTCCTGTCAAGTAAATACATGGCCTCCGGCATGCACAACCTGGCAACAACTTTACATTTGTAAATTGCAGCCATAAAAAGCCAGTAAACCATGACTAATATAATATGACACTTGCTTATCTGTCCATAAAGGGAGGTATCCAGCGTTAATGATCCCACAGTGACAATAAAGTCAGGTGTAACAAAAGTACTGGAATGAATGGTTTTGGCTGCAGTCCCAGAGTCCTTTGGCCCTGTTGGCTGGTTAGCTCACATGTTGTAGTAATGACAGATTTGGCCTATATATTGACTGAGAGTGTGTGAAGGAGAGAAATTACGAAATCACTGCTTTGCCTTGACCCAGAGCCAGGGCTGTTGGATTACATCAGCAGAACACGGCACTCCTTTGGGTTTTGGCAAAGCTACACTTTCCATGTGATGTCACTTAGGTTTTTATTCCATTTTACAAGAGAAGACATAAGGTACATGCATGCGAGAAGTTATAGTTTCCAATTGTGAAGTACTGGACTGACTGAGGGAGCATTTTTGTGTCATCTTTTTGAATACACAttcaaactgttcaaaagaTTTGGGTGGGTAACCAAATGCCAGAGGTTTGAGTCCTACTTGTGCCATTTGACAAGACTAATCaaccatttttaaattaacTATGAACCATGGGGCACAAAGCAGGTACAGAACCATAATAAAACCTTTATGGTATATATTATTAGGg harbors:
- the LOC129456375 gene encoding tripartite motif-containing protein 16-like; its protein translation is MYKSCEWVPPILQLIAKERDFSPEKFSCSVCSEVLKDPATIPCGHTFCAQCVTTHWDREDCRSWHTCPQCLEEFWPRPVLIRNTTLEDEIKAVRDKAAAFVYAQPGDAACDMCPRKKRKAVSACMGCRISYCESHIWDHYNGKDAYKTHTLVKPGINLKDNVCPIHHQYVTKYCCTDNHMVCPTCATRQHEGHKITSTRTEMKRRKAVMLSEEERLEAQLLHHQEVRKKIEKMIDGLTSRADSEGQLRSVRFLWLIQLMQRRQYEVEDEITMHKRSLQKLEDHVEQELSELRRQQVELDSLSLTQDPAQFLLKYHQLSELKENPHFVSDHLPPCFIFKLMEALIDIPLRLSNCTNLGLAMTQNPLLGQQPITREQYLNYAVNISLDPNTAHRRLVLSEENCKISVVKQEQDYPAHPARFSHVLQALSNQELTGRRYFEVQWQKQPKFLGFTYKKIGRKGKRDDCILGMNDKSWALHFYHSKTSLWHNGEEVEIMSFYKVNRVGVYLDQTAGNISFYDVDQEMCQLAKVQTVFQKPVYVAARFTEKKNSLEFVKLK
- the LOC129456389 gene encoding tripartite motif-containing protein 16-like, whose amino-acid sequence is MVDLMTERASSMVQLIKTYQFSAQTGFRVHLDRVDEDMDNLQMSQRESLLKTQDPYKFLLEHNSLLEIPELPEPRYTTHHWLPFKKFTMDVTQFPMCVTSLSVFNQSRASEVVYSEERKACMDSADLWTITWDPSTAHSNVLLGLTDKGEERAVFTSQPRGYPDHPDRFTHCVQVLSREALTGRCYFEICSSGGCFVGLTYKSIERKGNNNPSVLGLYDKSWACFGGGYMPLCTYSDTWLLIPKKFSNRVAVHLDHDQGILTFYSVLYDKLSILHKVETKFTEPLYFGALFLYQGDQVVIRSVEEME